From Triticum aestivum cultivar Chinese Spring chromosome 4A, IWGSC CS RefSeq v2.1, whole genome shotgun sequence, a single genomic window includes:
- the LOC123087485 gene encoding AAA-ATPase At3g50940: protein MDFLPKTSTMASSPEGAAVVDAYKKALATAATVSAYAMLARGMARELLPDEMRAAVRWAAAFVRSRYSAPEKQRHTIVIRRVLGGVGLGGGYNENDLFDAALTYLATKINPQSMSRLCLARTRNKEPGGSASWSTLLSMENGGSTTDTFQGVEFRWTSIESGGDGGKSRAQESLELSFDAEHTETALHKYVPFIMSKAEELRLRDRALKIFLNESSSWRGIIHHHPATFDTLAMEPSMKQAVMDDLDRFLKRKEYYRRIGKAWKRGYLLYGPPGTGKSSLVAAMANYLRFNLYDLDFSGVYDNSCLQRLLMDMPNKSILVIEDIDCSFDTMSREKDGKLRQATDTDTDTDEDGDDYDDVGARGYFRGRERNKMTLSGLLNVIDGLWSTTGEERVIVFTTNYKDRLDRALLRPGRMDMHVYMGHCGWEAFKTLARNYHLVDDHALFPEIKELLAAVEVTPAEVSEMLLRSEDVDVALRVLMEFLKVRRSKTNDKQQNDGITN from the coding sequence ATGGATTTCTTGCCAAAGACAAGCACGATGGCATCGTCGCCGGAGGGGGCAGCGGTGGTGGACGCGTACAAGAAGGCGCTCGCCACGGCGGCCACGGTGAGCGCGTACGCCATGCTGGCGCGCGgcatggcgcgggagctcctccCCGACGAGATGCGCGCCGCGGTGCGCTGGGCCGCTGCGTTCGTGCGCTCCCGCTACAGCGCTCCCGAGAAGCAGCGGCATACGATTGTCATCCGGCGGGTGCTCGGCGGCGTCGGCCTCGGCGGCGGGTACAACGAGAACGACCTGTTCGACGCGGCGCTCACGTACCTGGCTACCAAGATCAACCCGCAGAGCATGAGCCGGCTCTGCCTCGCGCGCACCCGCAACAAGGAGCCCGGCGGGAGCGCCAGCTGGAGCACGCTCCTGAGCATGGAGAACGGGGGCTCCACCACCGACACCTTCCAAGGCGTTGAGTTCCGGTGGACGTCCATcgagagcggcggcgacggcggcaagaGTAGGGCCCAGGAATCCCTGGAGCTCAGCTTCGACGCGGAGCACACGGAGACGGCGCTCCACAAGTACGTGCCCTTCATCATGTCCAAGGCGGAGGAGCTGCGGCTGCGAGACCGCGCGCTCAAGATCTTCCTGAACGAGAGCTCGAGCTGGAGAGGCATCATCCACCACCACCCGGCCACCTTCGACACGCTCGCCATGGAACCGTCCATGAAGCAGGCCGTGATGGACGACCTCGACCGCTTCCTCAAGCGCAAGGAGTACTACCGGCGGATCGGCAAGGCGTGGAAGCGCGGCTATCTCCTCTACGGCCCGCCCGGGACCGGCAAGTCCAGCCTGGTGGCCGCCATGGCCAACTACCTCCGGTTCAACCTCTACGACCTTGACTTCTCCGGGGTCTACGACAACTCGTGCCTGCAGAGGCTGCTCATGGACATGCCCAACAAGTCCATCCTCGTCATCGAGGACATTGACTGCAGCTTCGACACCATGTCCAGGGAAAAAGACGGCAAGCTACGCCAGGCgaccgacaccgacaccgacacaGACGAGGACGGCGACGACTACGACGACGTCGGAGCAAGAGGATACTTCCGGGGCCGTGAGCGCAACAAGATGACACTCTCGGGCCTGCTCAACGTCATCGACGGCCTGTGGTCAACGACCGGCGAGGAGCGCGTCATCGTCTTCACCACCAACTACAAGGACCGCCTCGACCGGGCGCTGCTACGGCCGGGCCGCATGGACATGCACGTCTACATGGGACACTGTGGCTGGGAGGCCTTCAAGACGCTGGCACGGAACTACCACCTTGTCGACGACCACGCTCTCTTCCCGGAGATTAAAGAACTGCTTGCGGCGGTGGAGGTTACGCCGGCAGAGGTGTCCGAGATGCTGCTGCGGAGTGAGGACGTCGACGTTGCGCTGCGTGTGCTTATGGAGTTCCTCAAAGTAAGGAGAAGCAAAACAAACGACAAGCAGCAGAACGACGGCATAACTAACTAG